A stretch of Larus michahellis chromosome Z, bLarMic1.1, whole genome shotgun sequence DNA encodes these proteins:
- the MAPK4 gene encoding mitogen-activated protein kinase 4 isoform X2, protein MWAAGCILAEMLTGRMLFAGCHELEQMQLILETIPVIHEEDKEELLKVMPTFINSTWEVRKPLRKLLPEVDSEAIDFLEKILTFNPMDRLTAEMGLQHPYMSPYSCPEDEPVSQHPFRIEDEIDDILLMEANQSQMSNWDRYHVSLSSDLEWRHDKYHDMDEVQRDPRAGSESIAEEAQVDPRKYSQSSSERFLELSHSSMDRVFDADCGKSCDYKVGSPSYLDKLLWRDNKPHHYSEPKLILDLSHWKRATIAPAAELSLEEEPSNLFLEIAQWVKSTQVGLECASPLPEIQERSLPSSPHRLHKEPTEVTGETDPEFDLDVFISRALKLCTKPEDLPDNKLNDINGACISEHPGEIVQTEVYQKERW, encoded by the exons GGTGTCATGAGCTGGAACAGATGCAGCTTATTCTGGAGACGATCCCCGTTATCCACGAGGAAGACAAGGAGGAGCTGCTCAAAGTGATGCCCACGTTCATCAACAGCACCTGGGAAGTGAGGAAGCCGCTGCGCAAGCTGCTCCCCGAAGTGGACAGTGAAG CCATTgattttctggagaaaatattGACGTTTAACCCGATGGATCGATTAACAGCTGAGATGGGTCTGCAGCATCCTTACATGAGTCCGTATTCCTGCCCCGAGGATGAACCGGTGTCTCAGCATCCGTTCCGGATTGAGGATGAGATTGATGATATTTTACTGATGGAAGCCAACCAGAGCCAGATGTCGAACTGGGACAG GTATCACGTAAGCCTCTCCTCCGATTTGGAATGGAGACACGATAAATACCACGACATGGATGAGGTTCAGCGGGACCCCCGGGCAGGGTCCGAATCCATCGCTGAAGAAGCGCAAGTTGATCCCCGGAAATACTCACAGAGCAGCTCGGAGAGGTTCTTGGAGCTATCCCACTCATCCATGGACCGAGTTTTTGATGCCGATTGCGGGAAATCGTGTGATTACAAAGTGGGGTCACCTTCCTACTTGGACAAATTGCTGTGGAGAGACAATAAGCCCCACCATTACTCCGAGCCCAAGCTGATTTTAGATTTATCCCACTGGAAAAGAGCAACCATAGCACCCGCAGCTGAGCTATCGCTGGAAGAAGAACCATCCAACCTCTTTCTGGAGATTGCTCAGTGGGTGAAGAGCACGCAGGTGGGTCTGGAGTGTGCCAGTCCTCTTCCGGAGATTCAGGAACGGAGCCTGCCATCTTCTCCTCACCGTCTCCACAAAGAACCCACGGAGGTGACCGGTGAGACAGACCCTGAGTTTGACTTGGACGTCTTCATCTCCAGGGCGCTGAAACTTTGCACAAAACCCGAGGATCTTCCAGACAACAAACTCAATGACATCAACGGGGCCTGCATATCTGAGCACCCCGGTGAGATTGTACAAACAGAGGTGTACCAGAAAGAGCGATGGTGA